Below is a window of Clostridiales bacterium DNA.
GCACGCTGCTGTATACCGCGGAAAAGGAAGAAATAGAAAAAGAAACTGCCTCGCTGATTGAACAGGGAGGCAGGAAAGGGTATATCATCGGGGCGGACTGCAGCCTGCATGACGAGCTGCAGGAGGAACGGATCCGGTGGGTAGCGGACGCCGCGCACCGGATCTGATACCGTCCGGGAGGTCAGGAAAACGCGGGCTCCGCGTTTTTCTGCAGGATCTCGTCGGAGGTTTCCGGCTGGACCCAGCCGGTGAACGTCAGCACGGAGCGGCGGACGTTCTCATCGTCCGCATGGCGCCACCGGGACGGTGAAGTGCCCATGAACCGGAGGAAATGCCGGTTGAAACAGCTGAGGGAGGAATAGCCCACGGCGGTGGCGACCTCCGCGATGCTGTCCGTGGACGTGAGCAGCATGGAGCAGCTGGTGGCGATGCGCACCTGGTGCAGGAAATCCAGCGGCGTGGTGCCGAGCTGCTGCAGGAACAGGCGGCGGAAGTGCGTCGGACTCAGGTGGCACAGCTCCGCCAGGGACTCAATATAGAAATCTTCCGCGTAATTCGTACGGATGTAATCGAGCGCGGGTGTCAGGACCCCGGTACGGGGCTGGACGCCCGCGTTTTCCTTTGGCGCGTTGCGAAGCAGGTAGACCGCCATGGAGAGAAGGAGCCCGCGGACGCTGGTTTTGTAGCCGGGTTTGCAGTCCACCACCTCGCGGATGAGGCCGGAGACGAGGGGTTCCGCCCAGGGATCGGTATCCGGACGGAGCATCAGGCCGCCGTTGATGACCAGCTCGGTGAAGTCCTGGTAGTTCGGAAGCTCCAGGGCCATGCTGTCCAGCAGGCGGGCATAATCCACAAACAGGTAGCTCCACAGGCTGTGGGAATCCGGGGAGGACCAGGTGGTGTGGTGCACATGGGGCGCGACAAAGGTGACGGTGCCCTCGGAGAAGGAAAGGTGATCCTCGCCGATGATCATCTCCCCGCTGCCGCGGCGGCATAAGCCGATTTCCACGCAGTTATGGAAATGCAGCCGCGGGCTCTGCACCGGGCTGATGAGCCAGTTGTCCCCGTGCAGGGCAAGGATCGGGAAATCTGCCGGAAGCTCATAATTCCGGTATTCAGAAAAGATGATCCGCGGTCTGGCCATGGCGCGGCTCCTCCTGTGATGTTGTCTGCGATGCAGCGGATTCATTATACGCCACATGGTGAAAAATGACAATTCTTCTTTTTTACGAATGAAAAATGGAAAAAATGGTACGGATAACACCGGATTGTAACTTATTACAGGATCGTTAATGGTCGAAACGAGTCAGTCCTGGGTCCAAAAAGAGTTGAAGGAAGGTGGAAACGGGCATTAAGATAAGGGCAGAACAAAAACGTTTGCATATTCCGGAAACTGAACAAGGGGGAAGGCAGATTTGCAGAAGACTGCAGCTGAGCGGAAACGGATGAGAACCCGCCTGTATTTCAAGGACAACTGGCAGATGTATCTCATGATCCTGGTTCCGATTATTTTCGTTTTCCTGTTTAAATACGCTGCCTACCCGGGCCTGCGCGTTGCCTTCATGAACTACAAGCCGGCCAAAGGCTTTGAAGGAAGCGAATACGTCGGTTTCCAGATTTTTGAGAAGATTTTCAAGGACCGGGACTTCCTCCGGGCGCTGAAGAACAGCCTGGTGTTCAACTTCCTGGACCTGCTGGTCGGCTTCCCGGTACCGATCATCCTGGCCCTGCTGCTGAATGAGCTCCGCTTCCCGCGGTACAAGAAGCTGACCCAGACGGTGCTGTACCTGCCGCACTTCCTGAGCTGGGTCATCATCGGCAGCGTGGCGCTGAGCCTTTTCAAACCCCAGACCGGCCTCGTCAACATACTGCTGCGGGATCTCCTGGGCTGGGTGGACAAGGGCGTTCCTTTCCTGACGGAAAAGTGGCACTGGGGCGCGACCTACCTGCTGATCGGCGTATGGCAGAACATGGGATGGGGATCCATCATCTACCTGGCGGCCATCACCGGCATCAGCCCGGACCTGTATGAAGCGGCAACCATCGACGGCGCCGGCCGCTGGCGCAAAATCTGGAATGTGACGCTGCCGTGCATCCGCGGCACGATGGTGACCCTGCTGATTATGAACCTCGGCCGGGTAATGGGCAGCAACTTTGAACGGCTGGATTCCCTGGGCAACGTCCAGGTGAAGGAATTCCAGTACCAGCTGGCCATCTACACCTACGAGAAGGGACTTGCGGGCGGCAACTTCAGCCGGGCCACGGCGGTCGGCCTGTTCCAGTCCCTGGTAGGCCTGATCCTTGTACTTGCGTCCGACCGGGCAGCGAAAGCGCTCGGCGAGGACGGACTGCTGTGAGGAAGGGGGAAGAAAGATGACGACGATTTCCCCGGCCAAGAAGACCGGCGCTTTCAGCGGTGTAAAGCGGCTCCGGATCAGCGATTTCGTGATCGCGTTCATTATCCTGGTGCTTTCCCTGACCTGTGTGATCCCGTTCCTGCATGTCGGCGCCAAGAGCATCTCCTCCAACACGGCGGTGATGAGCAAGCAGGTGTACCTGTGGCCAAAGGACCTGAATTTCAACGCGTATGAAGCTGTTTTCAAGGACGGGCAGCTGACGCACTCCATGGTCTACACGATCTGGATGACGGTCCTGTTCACTGTGATCGGCATGATCATCACGATCCTGGCGGCGTATCCGCTGGCCCGGAAGGAACTGAAGGGACGC
It encodes the following:
- a CDS encoding helix-turn-helix transcriptional regulator — protein: MARPRIIFSEYRNYELPADFPILALHGDNWLISPVQSPRLHFHNCVEIGLCRRGSGEMIIGEDHLSFSEGTVTFVAPHVHHTTWSSPDSHSLWSYLFVDYARLLDSMALELPNYQDFTELVINGGLMLRPDTDPWAEPLVSGLIREVVDCKPGYKTSVRGLLLSMAVYLLRNAPKENAGVQPRTGVLTPALDYIRTNYAEDFYIESLAELCHLSPTHFRRLFLQQLGTTPLDFLHQVRIATSCSMLLTSTDSIAEVATAVGYSSLSCFNRHFLRFMGTSPSRWRHADDENVRRSVLTFTGWVQPETSDEILQKNAEPAFS
- a CDS encoding sugar ABC transporter permease: MRTRLYFKDNWQMYLMILVPIIFVFLFKYAAYPGLRVAFMNYKPAKGFEGSEYVGFQIFEKIFKDRDFLRALKNSLVFNFLDLLVGFPVPIILALLLNELRFPRYKKLTQTVLYLPHFLSWVIIGSVALSLFKPQTGLVNILLRDLLGWVDKGVPFLTEKWHWGATYLLIGVWQNMGWGSIIYLAAITGISPDLYEAATIDGAGRWRKIWNVTLPCIRGTMVTLLIMNLGRVMGSNFERLDSLGNVQVKEFQYQLAIYTYEKGLAGGNFSRATAVGLFQSLVGLILVLASDRAAKALGEDGLL